The genomic interval GCCGAGAGTAACGGTAATACGGTCGTTATCAATCATGCGTTCGAACCAAGCTGTGTAGCCGTCCTTTGGTAATCCCTCCCATGTGTCCTTAAAGTAGCGGTTATCATAGTTAAAACGTACGGGTAGGCGGCGAATAATGCTTGCTGGCAGTTCGCTTGGATCAGTCTGCCATTGTTTGCCAGTGTAGTTGCGAATAAAAGCGTTATAAAGTGGTTCGCCAATGAGCTTTTTTCCTTGCTCATCTAGGTTTTTTGGTTCCATATGCGCAAACTCGCCTGCTTGCTGCTCTATGAGTTCGCGTGCCTGCTCAGGCGTGTACGATGCGTGGAAGAATTGATTAATAGTGCCTAAATTAACAGGTAGAGGGAAAACTTCGCCTTTATGTGTGGTGTAGACGCGGTGCACGTAATCGGTAAACTCAGTAAAACGGTTTGCGTACTCCCATACGCGCTCGTTGGATGTATGGAAAAGATGGGCTCCATACTTATGAATTTCTGCGCCAGTTTCCTCATCAAAATATGAAAATGCGTTGCCGCCAATATGGTTGCGCACATCAATAATATGAACAGTTTTATCTGTATGCTCAACAATCTGTTGTGCTGTAACCAGGCCAAACAAGCCAGTCCCCACAATAACCACGTCAGCTTGTAGCGGCGTTTTTTCGGTAAGTTCTGCAGCATTACGGATATGAGCCATGGTATTCGTCCTTTTACATATGCACATTTTCTATGTTTAGTTTATAAGAGCAGTGTAACTAATGACATTTTTACGCTACAGTGGTGCGTTATGGTTCAGAAAAAGTCATCTTCTTCATCGACTTCTCCCACAAAACTCAGCAGTCGTGAGCGCACGCGCACCATAGCGCTGTGGGCGCTTGCTATTGCACTTATATGTGCTTTAGTTTTTGGTGTTTCCAAGCTCATCGCGTGGCGGCAGGCAATTGAGCGGGCGCAAAGCTCTCAGAGTGCTCTTTATGCGAAGTATGATTTTGATCCTGGCTATATTATTTCAGACGATCAGTTCTTCGACTCAGATTCCATGACTGCTGCTGAAATTCAGTCCTTCTTGGAGGAACAAGGCGCGAACTGCACGGGAGAATTGTGCCTCAAAAATTTAAATGTTGCGGTGTCCTCGCAAGCTGCGGACCGTGAATGCCAAGCCTATACTGCTCCCGAATCGGGAACGGCTTCAGCAGCACAGATTATCGATGCCTCAGCCAGAGCGTGCGGAATAAGTCAAAAAGTGCTCATTACCATATTGCAAAAAGAGCAGAACCTCATTACTAAAACATCTGTAACGCAAGAAGAACTTGATAAGGCATTAGGGTTGTCGTGCCCGGATACACAAGCGTGTGATAAAAACTATGCAGGATTCTTCAAACAAGTGTATGGCGCAGCGCATCGCTTTAAGTATTATCTCAATCATGAATCAGAATATAATTACCATGCCGGGGCGTTGAACTCAATACAATATTCTCCCAACGCTGCTTGTGGGGCTAACAATGTTTATATTTACAATAATGCCACTGCAGTGCTTTATATTTATACGCCGTATCAGCCCAATGCTGCAGCTTTAGCAGCTGGAGCGGGTACCGGTGATGAGTGCTCATCGTATGGCAACCGCAATTTTATGATTATTTACACGAGCTTCTTTGGTTCGCCCACTGTTAAGCAGCAGTGAACACGTTAAGAAGTAGCGAGCGC from Alloscardovia omnicolens carries:
- the glf gene encoding UDP-galactopyranose mutase gives rise to the protein MAHIRNAAELTEKTPLQADVVIVGTGLFGLVTAQQIVEHTDKTVHIIDVRNHIGGNAFSYFDEETGAEIHKYGAHLFHTSNERVWEYANRFTEFTDYVHRVYTTHKGEVFPLPVNLGTINQFFHASYTPEQARELIEQQAGEFAHMEPKNLDEQGKKLIGEPLYNAFIRNYTGKQWQTDPSELPASIIRRLPVRFNYDNRYFKDTWEGLPKDGYTAWFERMIDNDRITVTLGVDFFDDSQPYNKKALVGTVPVIYTGPVDKYFNYELGALKWRTVDFKEKRYDEADHLGVPVMNYADADVPYTRAIEFKNFNPERRDQHNPHKTVVWEEYSRFAERDDEPYYPINTDADKALYAAYKAKAEEEPSVVFGGRLGTYAYYDMHQVINAALIAFEKQVEPLLM
- a CDS encoding hemagglutinin, with protein sequence MVQKKSSSSSTSPTKLSSRERTRTIALWALAIALICALVFGVSKLIAWRQAIERAQSSQSALYAKYDFDPGYIISDDQFFDSDSMTAAEIQSFLEEQGANCTGELCLKNLNVAVSSQAADRECQAYTAPESGTASAAQIIDASARACGISQKVLITILQKEQNLITKTSVTQEELDKALGLSCPDTQACDKNYAGFFKQVYGAAHRFKYYLNHESEYNYHAGALNSIQYSPNAACGANNVYIYNNATAVLYIYTPYQPNAAALAAGAGTGDECSSYGNRNFMIIYTSFFGSPTVKQQ